The Obesumbacterium proteus DNA window GCGTTCTGTGCTGCTGCGACGAGAACCGCTTTCGCCCGGTTGTTCGTCCAAACGCATCGTCAATGCAATACGTTTACGCTGCAAATCGACTTCCATCACTTTGACCTTAACAATGTCGCCAGCTTTCACGACTTTATGCGGATCGTCGACAAACTTATCTGCCAGTGAAGAAATATGCACCAAGCCATCTTGGTGAACGCCGATATCAACAAAGGCACCAAAGTTGGTGACGTTGGTGACTGAGCCTTCCAGAATCATACCCAGTTGTAGGTCGTTCATGGTTTCAACGCCGTCGGCAAAGGTCGCGGTTTTGAACTCAGGGCGCGGATCGCGTCCTGGTTTTTCCAGTTCCTTGATGATGTCGGTGACCGTTGGCACACCAAAACGCTCGTCGGTAAACTCGCTAGCCTTCAGGCCGCGCAGCTCCGTTGGATTGCCCATCAACTCCTGTAGACTTTGGCGTGTGGCTGCCAAAATACGTTCAACGATAGGATAGGCTTCCGGGTGAACGGTTGATGCATCCAGCGGATTGTCACCGTGGTTAATACGCAGGAAGCCAGCACATTGCTCGAACGCTTTAGGGCCTAAGCGGCTGACTTTCAACAGCTGTTCACGGTTGCTGAAACGGCCATTTTCGTCACGCCATCCGACGATATTTTGCGCCATCAAACGAGTGAGCCCTGCAACGCGAGCCAACAGCGGAACTGATGCGGTGTTGAGATCGACGCCAACGGCGTTCACGCAGTCTTCTACGACGGCATCAAGTTTTCGTGCCAGCTGGGTTTGGCTAACGTCGTGCTGATACTGGCCGACCCCGATTGATTTCGGATCGATTTTCACCAGCTCAGCCAGTGGATCTTGCAGACGGCGTGCGATAGATACCGCTCCGCGAATCGACACGTCCAAGTCTGGGAACTCTTGCGCCGCGAGCTCAGACGCTGAATAAACGGATGCGCCTGCTTCGCTGACGATAACTTTTTGGCCTTTGACCTCAGGGAACTGACGCTGAACATCTAAATAGAAGCGCTCAGTTTCGCGAGATGCGGTGCCATTACCAATCGCCACCAGTTCCACGTTGTGTTTGATACACAGCGCTGCCACTGAGGCGGCGGCTTTTGCGGCCTGTCCGGTGTGTGGATAGATGGTGTCTGTTGCGACGAGTTTACCTGTGCCATCGACTACGGCCACTTTAACGCCAGTACGTAAACCGGGATCGAGGCCCATCGTTGCTCGCATACCTGCCGGAGCAGCCATAAGCAGGTCGTGCATATTGCGGGCGAAAACGTTAATGGCTTCATCTTCGGCACGTTCGCGCAAGGTGCCCATTAGCTCAGTTTCAAGATGCAGCAACACTTTGATACGCCAAGTCCAGTTCACCACCGCTTTGCGCCAAGCATCAGCCGGTGCATTGTTTAGGCGTAAACCTAAATGATCGATAATGATTTGTTCGCAATAGCTTTCGCGTGGGGCTTGTTCAAACTGAGGATCGGCGTTCAGGGAGAGTTGTAATACTCCCTCGTTGCGGCCGCGGAACATGGCCAGTGCGCGGTGAGAAGGGACATTGGCAATCGGCTCGTGATGATCGAAGTAGTCACGGAATTTTGCACCCTCTTCCTCTTTGCCTTCAATCACTTTGGAAACCAGATGAGCATTTTTCCAGAGGTAGTTACGCACTTTAGCCAGCAGTGCGGCATCCTCAGAGAAACGCTCCATCAGAATATAGCGAGCGCCATCGAGCGCGGCTTTGGTGTCGGCAACGCCTTTATCGGCATCAACGTAGCGGGCGGCCAGCGTTTCAGGATCTTGCTGCGGGTCTTGCCACAGCGAATCGGCCAGCGGCTCAAGGCCTGCTTCAATCGCGATTTGCCCACGGGTGCGGCGCTTAGGCTTGAAGGGAAGATATAAATCTTCCAGCTCGGTTTTGCTCATGGTGCCCTTGATGGCACCGGCAAGCTGTTCGGTCAGTTTGCCCTGATCGTCGATAGATTTCAGAATGGTAGCTCGACGTTCTTCCAGCTCGCGCAGATACCCCAAACGGGTTTCTAACTGGCGTAGCTGGGTATCATCTAAACCGCCGGTGACTTCTTTACGGTAGCGAGCAATAAAAGGGACGGTGTTCCCTTCGTCCAAGAGGCGAATGGCGGAATCAACCTGCTCTGGTCGCGCTTGCAGTTCACTCGCAATAATGCGGCTCAATGAATCATTCATAGAATCAGTATGTCCGTAAGTTTAAAAATTATGGGCAAGTATATACTTTTTGATGCATAAACATGCCAGCTCAAGGGGCCGCGAAGCGCTCGGATAATGCCGAATTATGCTTTCGGATATTCAATCTCATTGATGTACCACACCGCTTCACCTACCGGCGTGGTCACGGTAACCGCATCGCCAACCTCTTTTTTAGCAATGCGCGCGCCATCGGTGAGTCGATAGAGATATAGTCTTTCTGGCCGAAAATTTCATCGTAGCCAACGATACGAAAACGCTTAATGACGCCTTCATCATTTTCGACTTCTACCCACGCGCCGAAGAACACCTTCCCATCCTGCTGTGGTGAATAGTCAACGATGCGCAGTTGCTCAAGGCATTTAGTGAGATAGCGGACTCGACGGTCGATTTCGCGTAGGCGCTTTTTATTATATTGATAGTCTGCGTTTTCGCTGCGGTCGCCGAGGCTGGCTGCCCATGTCACTTTCTTTGTCACTTCAGGACGCTCTTCGCGCCACAAATAATCTAGCTCCTGCTTGAGCTTTTCGTAGCCGCCGCGTGTAATCAGTTGCGTTTTCATTCTTTGCTGCCCTGTAAAACACATGAAAAAGAAGTCGAGGTATTCATTTCTGCCTGCATGAGGCGGGGATGGAACGTTATATCACGAATCGTAAGATTACAATTCGCGGCGAGAAGCTTCATCTTGCGATGCTGATTTGATCGCATTTTTGCCATAATAAGTGTAATAACTGCCCGTAAGCATAAGATAAATAACCTTTGTAACAATTTAGGCTAGAATATAAACCATTATCTGCTGTCTCAATTGCCACAGTTTCTGAACAATAGGCATCCTTAAAAAGATCGCTTTAATTATATCGGCTCAGCGTGTCGGGCATACAGCCTTTGGCGCCTTTGGGAGTACACCATGCAAGAGAACTACAAGATTTTAGTTGTTGATGATGACATGCGCCTACGTGCGTTGTTAGAGCGCTACCTGACCGAGCAAGGTTTTCAGGTGCGTAGTGTCGCCAACGCCGAGCAAATGGATCGCTTGCTAACCCGTGAATCTTTCCACCTGATGGTGCTGGATTTAATGCTACCGGGCGAAGATGGTTTGTCTATCTGCCGCCGTCTGCGCAGCCAAAGCAACCCAATGCCGATCATTATGGTAACGGCCAAAGGTGAAGAGGTCGATCGTATCGTTGGGCTGGAAATTGGTGCCGACGACTACATTCCTAAGCCGTTTAACCCGCGTGAGCTGCTGGCTCGTATCCGTGCGGTGTTACGCCGCCAGGCCAATGAATTGCCGGGTGCGCCGTCTCAAGAAGATGCGGTGATCTCCTTTGGTAAATTCAAACTGAATCTCGGTACGCGCGAGATGTTCCGTGAAGATGAGCCTATGCCATTAACCAGCGGCGAATTTGCGGTGCTTAAAGCGTTAGTGAGTCATCCGCGTGAGCCACTGTCTCGCGATAAGCTGATGAATCTGGCCCGTGGCCGTGAATACAGCGCGATGGAACGTTCTATCGACGTGCAAATTTCACGCTTGCGCCGCATGGTTGAAGAAGATCCTGCACATCCTCGCTATATCCAAACCGTTTGGGGTTTGGGCTACGTCTTTGTGCCGGACGGCAGTAAAGCATGAGGCGACTGCGCTTCTCGCCGCGTAGCTCATTTGCCCGCACGTTGTTGCTGATTGTCACCTTACTGTTTGTCAGTTTGGTGACAACCTATTTGGTGGTGCTGAATTTCGCGATTCTGCCTAGCCTACAGCAATTTAATAAGGTGCTGGCGTATGAAGTCCGTATGTTGATGACGGACAAGCTACAGCTTGAGGATGGTACACAGCTGGAGGTTCCTCCGGCGTTTCGGCGCGAAATTTATCGTGAGCTGGGCATTTCTCTGTATACCAATTCTGCGGCGGAGGAGAGTGGTCTGCGCTGGGCGCAGCACTATCAATTCCTCAGCCAGCAGATGGCGCAGCAGCTGGGCGGCCCAACCGATGTTCGCGTTGAAATAAGTAAGAACACACCGGTGGTGTGGCTCAAAACGTGGTTATCGCCTGATATTTGGGTGCGCGTTCCGCTGACGGAAATCCATCAGGGAGACTTCTCTCCGCTGTTCAGATATACCTTGGCGATTATGCTGCTGGCGATTGGTGGCGCATGGCTGTTCATTCGCATTCAGAACCGACCCTTGGTGGAACTTGAACATGCCGCCATACAGGTGGGGAAAGGACATATACCCCCGCCGCTGCGTGAATATGGCGCGTCTGAAGTTCGCTCCGTGACGCGGGCATTTAACCAAATGGCGGCAGGGGTTAAGCAACTTGCCGACGATCGTACCCTGCTGATGGCGGGCGTGAGCCACGATTTACGCACGCCGCTGACGCGTATTCGTTTAGCGACGGAGATGATGAGCAGCGAAGATGGCTATCTGGCGGAATCGATAAACAAAGATACCGAAGAGTGCAATGCCATCATTGAGCAGTTCATTGACTATCTGCGCACTGGGCAGGAAATGCAGACCGAGATTTGCGATCTGAACGGTATTTTGGCCGAAGTCGTGGCCGCTGAAAGCGGTTATGAACGGGTGATCGACACCGATCTTGCTGAAGGTGAACTGCTGGTTGATGTGCATCCGCTGTCGATTAAGCGTGCTGCGGTCAATATGGTGGTTAACGCTACCCGCTACGGTAACGGCTGGATTAAAGTGAGCAGCGGCACTGAAGGCAAAAGGGCATGGTTCCAAGTGGAAGATGACGGCCCTGGTATCGCTCCAGAGCAGTTAGCGCATCTCTTCCAACCTTTCGTGCGGGGCGAAAGTGCCCGAACAACCAGCGGAACAGGGCTGGGGCTGGCGATCCTGCAACGTATTATCGACGGGCACTCTGGTAGCTTGGATATCGGCACCAGCGAACGCGGTGGGCTGCGTATCCGCGCATTGTTATTGATGCCTGAGTCAGATCCTCTTACAGCGCATGACTCAAAATCAAGTCATAAAAAGAAAGACAAAGAGTCTCATCACTGATGATTCATCGTCTTTGCCGATGTGAATAAGTTGAGATAAACACGCTAGAAAAATAAAAGGAGCCAAATGGCTCCTTTTGTATTTTTACCGCTAAATCAAACCTTAGGGCCGACTTTCACCAGTGCCGCACCTGCTGGCGTGTCGGTGTATTTATCAAAGTTAGTGACAAAACGCTGCGCCAGATCTTGCGCTTTTTCCTGCCACTGCTCTTTGCTGGCGTAGGTATCGCGTGGATCCAGAATGTCAGGATTCACACCCGGCAGCGCCGTGGGTACTGCCAGATCGAAAATTGGTAGCGTGAAGGTTTCAGCGTTATCAATCTCGCCGCTCAGAATGGCATCGATAATGGCGCGCGTATCTTTGATAGAAATACGTTTGCCGGTTCCGTTCCACCCGGTATTCACCAGATAGGCCTGAGCGCCCGCCGCTTGCATGCGCTTAACCAGCACTTCTGCATATTTGGTTGGATGCAGAGACAGGAATGCAGCACCGAAACAGGCGGAGAAGGTAGGCGTTGGTTCTGTTACGCCACGTTCGGTACCAGCCAGTTTGGCGGTAAACCCAGACAGGAAGTGATACTGAGTTTGGTCTGCGGTTAAGCGAGAAACCGGTGGCAGCACGCCAAATGCGTCGGCGGTTAAGAAAATAACCTTCTTCGCGTGGCCCGCTTTTGAAACCGGCTTAACAATGTTCTGGATATGGTAAATCGGGTAAGAAACGCGGGTGTTTTCAGTTTTTGAACCGTCGTTAAAATCGACCGTGCCATCTTCCAGCACGACCACGTTCTCCAGCAGTGCATCGCGGGTGATCGCGTGGTAGATATCTGGTTCAGCCTCTTCAGACAGCTTGATGGTTTTCGCGTAGCAACCGCCTTCGAAGTTAAATACGCCGTCATCGTCCCAGCCGTGCTCATCATCGCCGATGAGCTGGCGCTTTGGATCGGTTGAAAGCGTTGTTTTACCCGTGCCAGACAGGCCGAAGAAAATCGCCACGTCGCCTTTTTCGCCCACGTTGGCAGAGCAGTGCATAGACGCGATATTTTTCAGCGGCAGCAGGTAGTTCATGATGGAGAACATCCCTTTCTTCATTTCGCCGCCGTACCACGTACCGCCGATCAGCTGGATGCGTTCAGTAAGGTTAAACGCAACAAAGTTCTCAGAGTTTAATCCCTGTTCTTTCCACTGCGGGTTGGTGCATTTGGCGCCGTTCATCACGATGAAATCGGGCTTGAAGCTCGCCAGTTCTTCGTCAGTAGGGCGGATAAACATGTTTTTAACGAAATGAGCCTGCCATGCGACTTCGGTAATGAAACGAACGCTTAGGCGGGTGTCGCTGTTTGCTCCGCAGAATGCATCGACAATGAATAAACGCTTACCTGAAAGCTCTTTGGTGACGAGCGATTTCAGATGCTGCCAAGTTTCAACGGAAAGAGGGTGGTTATCGTTTTTGCCTTTCCCTTGATCTGACCACCAAACGGTATCGCGAGTCACATCGTCGCGCACAATGTACTTATCTTTCGGTGAACGACCGGTGAAAATCCCAGTATCAACGGCAACTGCGCCAAGCGTTGTTACTGTTCCGCGTTCATATCCCTCTAGATTAGGAGCGGTTTCTTCTTGGAAGAGCAGGTCATAGCTAGGGTTGTAGATGATCTCAGCTGCGTCAGTAATTCCATATTCTGCTAAATCCTGTGGGGTTAAGCCTTTCGTATGCATGACACTACTCCTTTCCTTGTAAGATTAGATTTTTTACTAGGTCTAGTGTCAAAGATTGGAGCCTGTTTAACCGAGAGAACCATCAAAAAAAACAATTTTCATCCGGCTTTCATTCAGTTATGAGATGGATGCCACGGAATTTGCGCGTAGATAATCTATATATGCTGAGCAGGATCAATGAAAAAGCCCGCACAATGGCGGGCTTCGTGTTTGGCATGACGACATTAATGCTTAATGAACGCACTCGTCGTTGTGGTTTTGTCCACCTGCCAGTAATGATTCGATATCAATTTTATCAAATACATAGTGGTTACCGCAGTAATCACAGTGCATATCGATGTTGCCATCTTCTTCTAACATGTGGTTCAGCTCTTCCACTGGAACGGTCAGCAGTGCGCTGGCGCTGCGCTCGCGTGAACAGGTGCAGCGGAAAGTGACGTCTTGTGGCTCATA harbors:
- a CDS encoding Tex family protein, which produces MNDSLSRIIASELQARPEQVDSAIRLLDEGNTVPFIARYRKEVTGGLDDTQLRQLETRLGYLRELEERRATILKSIDDQGKLTEQLAGAIKGTMSKTELEDLYLPFKPKRRTRGQIAIEAGLEPLADSLWQDPQQDPETLAARYVDADKGVADTKAALDGARYILMERFSEDAALLAKVRNYLWKNAHLVSKVIEGKEEEGAKFRDYFDHHEPIANVPSHRALAMFRGRNEGVLQLSLNADPQFEQAPRESYCEQIIIDHLGLRLNNAPADAWRKAVVNWTWRIKVLLHLETELMGTLRERAEDEAINVFARNMHDLLMAAPAGMRATMGLDPGLRTGVKVAVVDGTGKLVATDTIYPHTGQAAKAAASVAALCIKHNVELVAIGNGTASRETERFYLDVQRQFPEVKGQKVIVSEAGASVYSASELAAQEFPDLDVSIRGAVSIARRLQDPLAELVKIDPKSIGVGQYQHDVSQTQLARKLDAVVEDCVNAVGVDLNTASVPLLARVAGLTRLMAQNIVGWRDENGRFSNREQLLKVSRLGPKAFEQCAGFLRINHGDNPLDASTVHPEAYPIVERILAATRQSLQELMGNPTELRGLKASEFTDERFGVPTVTDIIKELEKPGRDPRPEFKTATFADGVETMNDLQLGMILEGSVTNVTNFGAFVDIGVHQDGLVHISSLADKFVDDPHKVVKAGDIVKVKVMEVDLQRKRIALTMRLDEQPGESGSRRSSTERTPDRQRPANNQARQARNDKKPDSGNNSAMGDALAAAFGKMKR
- the ompR gene encoding two-component system response regulator OmpR, with product MQENYKILVVDDDMRLRALLERYLTEQGFQVRSVANAEQMDRLLTRESFHLMVLDLMLPGEDGLSICRRLRSQSNPMPIIMVTAKGEEVDRIVGLEIGADDYIPKPFNPRELLARIRAVLRRQANELPGAPSQEDAVISFGKFKLNLGTREMFREDEPMPLTSGEFAVLKALVSHPREPLSRDKLMNLARGREYSAMERSIDVQISRLRRMVEEDPAHPRYIQTVWGLGYVFVPDGSKA
- the envZ gene encoding two-component system sensor histidine kinase EnvZ; translation: MRRLRFSPRSSFARTLLLIVTLLFVSLVTTYLVVLNFAILPSLQQFNKVLAYEVRMLMTDKLQLEDGTQLEVPPAFRREIYRELGISLYTNSAAEESGLRWAQHYQFLSQQMAQQLGGPTDVRVEISKNTPVVWLKTWLSPDIWVRVPLTEIHQGDFSPLFRYTLAIMLLAIGGAWLFIRIQNRPLVELEHAAIQVGKGHIPPPLREYGASEVRSVTRAFNQMAAGVKQLADDRTLLMAGVSHDLRTPLTRIRLATEMMSSEDGYLAESINKDTEECNAIIEQFIDYLRTGQEMQTEICDLNGILAEVVAAESGYERVIDTDLAEGELLVDVHPLSIKRAAVNMVVNATRYGNGWIKVSSGTEGKRAWFQVEDDGPGIAPEQLAHLFQPFVRGESARTTSGTGLGLAILQRIIDGHSGSLDIGTSERGGLRIRALLLMPESDPLTAHDSKSSHKKKDKESHH
- the pckA gene encoding phosphoenolpyruvate carboxykinase (ATP) produces the protein MHTKGLTPQDLAEYGITDAAEIIYNPSYDLLFQEETAPNLEGYERGTVTTLGAVAVDTGIFTGRSPKDKYIVRDDVTRDTVWWSDQGKGKNDNHPLSVETWQHLKSLVTKELSGKRLFIVDAFCGANSDTRLSVRFITEVAWQAHFVKNMFIRPTDEELASFKPDFIVMNGAKCTNPQWKEQGLNSENFVAFNLTERIQLIGGTWYGGEMKKGMFSIMNYLLPLKNIASMHCSANVGEKGDVAIFFGLSGTGKTTLSTDPKRQLIGDDEHGWDDDGVFNFEGGCYAKTIKLSEEAEPDIYHAITRDALLENVVVLEDGTVDFNDGSKTENTRVSYPIYHIQNIVKPVSKAGHAKKVIFLTADAFGVLPPVSRLTADQTQYHFLSGFTAKLAGTERGVTEPTPTFSACFGAAFLSLHPTKYAEVLVKRMQAAGAQAYLVNTGWNGTGKRISIKDTRAIIDAILSGEIDNAETFTLPIFDLAVPTALPGVNPDILDPRDTYASKEQWQEKAQDLAQRFVTNFDKYTDTPAGAALVKVGPKV